Proteins encoded within one genomic window of Chlamydiota bacterium:
- the rpsL gene encoding 30S ribosomal protein S12 yields the protein MPTISQLVKNGRKRKKSRSKSPALVKCPQRRGVCVQVKTKTPKKPNSALRKVAWVRLSNGKEVIAYIPGEGHNLQEHSIVLVRGGQVKDLPGVRYHI from the coding sequence ATGCCCACAATCAGCCAACTCGTAAAAAACGGTCGAAAACGCAAAAAATCCAGAAGCAAATCGCCGGCCCTTGTCAAATGCCCTCAAAGACGTGGCGTTTGTGTTCAAGTCAAAACAAAAACCCCTAAAAAGCCTAATTCCGCTCTTAGAAAGGTAGCGTGGGTGAGGCTCTCAAATGGCAAGGAAGTGATTGCCTATATCCCTGGTGAAGGACACAATCTTCAAGAACATAGCATCGTCCTTGTTAGAGGGGGTCAGGTGAAAGATTTGCCTGGTGTGCGCTATCATATCG